The following proteins are encoded in a genomic region of Rubrobacter xylanophilus DSM 9941:
- the thiL gene encoding thiamine-phosphate kinase: MAHGAGALRGAGVRELDVVRAIGGLLPPAPGEVLVPVGDDCAAVRLGGTVWVAAADMLVEGHHFLGGLAAPEDVGYKAVAVNVSDVAAMGGVPRFVLCSGGAPEAEAVLRCFRGVAEACAAFGAYPLGGDTTRAGALTVDVAILGEVPGGRPVLRSGAVPGDLLAVTGELGAAAAGLLALRRGEGGFGRLVGRHLRPEPRVREGLEAALLGAHAMIDLSDGLATDAGHLCERSGVGCRIDLRRLPVSGEVRRLAEAAGEDAEVLAATGGEDYELLVAAPEGTLRELARRLSVPLTVVGEVVEGGGVSFHRGGEPVEGLAGWDHFRA; encoded by the coding sequence GTGGCGCACGGTGCGGGAGCTCTGCGGGGGGCGGGCGTGAGGGAGCTCGACGTCGTCCGGGCCATCGGCGGCCTCCTCCCCCCGGCGCCGGGGGAGGTGCTGGTCCCGGTGGGCGACGACTGCGCCGCGGTCCGGCTCGGAGGGACGGTGTGGGTGGCGGCGGCGGACATGCTGGTGGAGGGCCACCACTTTCTCGGCGGGCTCGCCGCCCCGGAGGACGTCGGGTACAAGGCCGTGGCGGTCAACGTCTCCGACGTGGCCGCGATGGGGGGTGTGCCGCGCTTCGTGCTCTGCTCCGGCGGGGCGCCGGAGGCGGAGGCGGTGCTCCGCTGCTTCCGGGGGGTGGCGGAGGCCTGCGCGGCCTTCGGGGCCTACCCGCTGGGCGGGGACACCACCCGGGCCGGGGCCCTGACGGTGGACGTGGCGATCCTGGGGGAGGTGCCCGGGGGGCGGCCGGTGCTGCGCTCCGGGGCGGTCCCCGGCGACCTGCTCGCGGTGACGGGGGAGCTGGGGGCCGCGGCGGCCGGGCTGCTGGCCCTCCGCAGGGGCGAGGGGGGTTTCGGGCGGCTCGTGGGGAGGCACCTGCGCCCCGAGCCCCGGGTGCGCGAGGGGCTCGAGGCCGCGCTGCTGGGGGCGCACGCCATGATCGACCTCTCCGACGGGCTGGCCACCGACGCCGGGCACCTGTGCGAGCGGAGCGGGGTGGGCTGCCGGATAGACCTCCGCCGCCTCCCCGTCTCGGGGGAGGTGCGGCGGCTCGCGGAGGCCGCCGGGGAGGACGCGGAGGTGCTGGCCGCGACCGGCGGGGAGGACTACGAGCTGCTGGTCGCCGCCCCGGAGGGGACGCTGCGGGAGCTGGCCCGCCGCCTCTCCGTCCCCCTCACCGTCGTCGGGGAGGTGGTGGAGGGCGGGGGGGTCTCCTTCCACCGCGGGGGCGAGCCCGTGGAGGGGCTCGCCGGCTGGGACCACTTCCGGGCGTAG
- the thiW gene encoding energy coupling factor transporter S component ThiW has translation MRGRAEGPGVARSLVLAALFAALGVLLSSFAVPVGGARVFPFQHAINAAAGVLVGPWWAVGAALVTATLRFSLGTGTLFAFPGSPFGALAVGLAYRLLRREEAALFEPVGTVLVGAPLGALLVSPVVGEAAGGLVALMVSFALSSVPGAFAGYLLLKALRAAGVLSGAP, from the coding sequence ATGCGGGGGCGGGCTGAGGGGCCGGGGGTGGCCCGCAGCCTCGTCCTCGCGGCGCTCTTCGCCGCGCTGGGGGTGCTCCTCTCCTCCTTCGCCGTGCCGGTGGGCGGGGCGCGGGTGTTCCCCTTCCAGCACGCCATCAACGCGGCGGCGGGCGTCCTGGTCGGGCCGTGGTGGGCGGTGGGGGCGGCGCTGGTGACCGCGACGCTGCGGTTCTCTTTGGGGACCGGGACGCTGTTCGCCTTCCCGGGGAGCCCCTTCGGCGCGCTGGCGGTGGGGCTGGCCTACCGCCTGCTGCGGCGCGAGGAGGCCGCGCTCTTCGAGCCGGTGGGGACGGTGCTCGTGGGGGCGCCGCTCGGGGCGCTCCTGGTCTCGCCGGTAGTGGGGGAGGCCGCCGGGGGGCTCGTCGCGCTCATGGTCTCCTTCGCCCTCTCCAGCGTGCCGGGGGCCTTCGCCGGCTACCTGCTCCTGAAGGCCCTGCGCGCCGCGGGGGTTCTCTCCGGCGCCCCGTGA
- the thiM gene encoding hydroxyethylthiazole kinase: MRAGEALRRLGERRPLVHHITNYVSVGLVANATLCTGALPVMAHAREEVAEMSGAAGALVLNIGTLDERQVESMLAAGRAANERGIPVILDPVGAGATALRTRTAGRLLSELEVSAVCGNAGEIATLAGLAAEVRGVESIGGDAREAALKAASSLGLTVAATGAVDYVCGGGRALAVENGHPLLGRVVGSGCASTAVVGCFAAAAGSADPETVAHALAYFGCAGEEAARGAGGPGTFEARLLDALAALSSDPSRLSGRLRVGDAGAG, encoded by the coding sequence GTGAGGGCCGGGGAGGCCCTGCGGAGGCTCGGGGAGCGGAGGCCGCTCGTCCACCACATAACCAACTACGTCTCCGTCGGCCTGGTGGCCAACGCCACGCTGTGCACCGGGGCGCTCCCGGTCATGGCCCACGCCCGCGAGGAGGTCGCCGAGATGTCCGGGGCCGCCGGGGCGCTGGTGCTCAACATCGGGACCCTCGACGAGCGCCAGGTGGAGTCCATGCTCGCGGCCGGGAGGGCGGCGAACGAGCGGGGCATACCCGTGATCCTGGACCCCGTCGGGGCCGGGGCGACGGCGCTGCGCACCCGCACCGCCGGGCGGCTGCTCTCGGAGCTGGAGGTCTCCGCCGTCTGCGGGAACGCCGGGGAGATCGCCACCCTGGCCGGGCTCGCCGCCGAGGTGCGCGGGGTGGAGAGCATCGGCGGGGACGCGCGGGAGGCGGCCCTGAAGGCCGCCTCCTCCCTCGGCCTCACCGTCGCCGCCACCGGGGCGGTGGACTACGTGTGCGGCGGCGGGAGGGCGCTCGCCGTGGAGAACGGCCACCCCCTCCTCGGGCGGGTGGTGGGCAGCGGCTGCGCCTCCACCGCCGTGGTCGGCTGCTTCGCCGCCGCGGCCGGCTCGGCGGACCCGGAGACGGTCGCCCACGCCCTGGCGTACTTCGGGTGCGCCGGGGAGGAGGCGGCCCGCGGGGCGGGGGGGCCGGGCACCTTCGAGGCCCGGCTGCTCGACGCCCTGGCGGCGCTGTCCTCCGACCCCTCCCGCCTCTCCGGGAGGCTGAGGGTGGGGGATGCGGGGGCGGGCTGA
- a CDS encoding NUDIX domain-containing protein — protein sequence MTVRADLVAGLLPVRPDGRVLLLLRPSGTWDPPAGRLAPGERFEEGAVRELYEETGLLVDPQRILATWVGENPGGGRLAAVTYAGRTPGGEVRLSEEHLDYRWATPEEWLELPSWWSEEDRGRLCGVLRRLPPDPSPAPPPPGGVRRGVARASLGAGAVLVDLRGEEPRALLLRRRKPPAGLWENPGGMLEDGEDFAGCARRETLEETGVEAEPEAPWWARVEPWRGPDDPELYAGVGFVARHPGGEVRIEEAAHDACRWVTEAEWRALPTWYTPEESDALWRTVRELCGGRA from the coding sequence ATGACCGTCCGGGCGGACCTCGTCGCCGGTTTGCTCCCCGTCCGGCCCGACGGGAGGGTCCTGCTCCTGCTGCGCCCCTCCGGGACCTGGGACCCGCCCGCCGGGCGGCTCGCCCCCGGCGAGCGCTTCGAGGAGGGGGCGGTGCGCGAGCTGTACGAGGAGACGGGGCTGCTCGTGGACCCGCAGCGGATACTCGCCACCTGGGTCGGGGAGAACCCGGGCGGGGGGCGGCTCGCCGCGGTCACCTACGCCGGCAGGACGCCCGGCGGGGAGGTTCGCCTCTCGGAGGAGCACCTGGACTACCGCTGGGCCACGCCGGAGGAGTGGCTGGAGCTTCCGAGCTGGTGGAGCGAGGAGGACCGGGGGAGGCTCTGCGGGGTGCTGCGCCGGCTGCCGCCCGACCCCTCCCCGGCTCCTCCGCCGCCGGGGGGGGTGCGCCGGGGGGTGGCCCGGGCCAGCCTGGGGGCGGGGGCGGTGCTGGTGGACCTGCGGGGGGAGGAGCCCCGGGCCCTGCTCCTGCGGCGGCGCAAGCCGCCGGCGGGCCTGTGGGAGAACCCCGGCGGGATGCTCGAGGACGGGGAGGACTTCGCCGGGTGCGCCCGGCGTGAGACCCTGGAGGAGACGGGGGTCGAGGCCGAGCCCGAGGCCCCCTGGTGGGCCAGGGTGGAGCCCTGGCGGGGTCCGGACGACCCGGAGCTCTACGCGGGGGTGGGGTTCGTGGCCCGCCACCCCGGCGGGGAGGTGAGGATCGAGGAGGCGGCCCACGACGCCTGCCGGTGGGTCACCGAGGCGGAGTGGCGCGCCCTCCCCACCTGGTACACCCCCGAGGAGTCGGACGCGCTGTGGCGCACGGTGCGGGAGCTCTGCGGGGGGCGGGCGTGA
- a CDS encoding NUDIX hydrolase, whose protein sequence is MAGRGWRTLGRDYLHRSPWFTFRLDRVELPDGRVIEYGIMESGGFASVVPLTGEGEVVLVRQWRQPLGGFTLELPSGAVDAGEEPRAAAGRELFEETGYRAEGLKHLISVHTSTGRSTEVCHLFACRAVRDGRGPRPEPTEFIEVVRVPLREALGMVFSGGITDAASVLGLLWVAGRLGPG, encoded by the coding sequence ATGGCGGGTAGAGGGTGGCGCACGCTCGGGCGGGACTACCTGCACCGCAGCCCGTGGTTCACCTTCCGGCTGGACAGGGTGGAGCTTCCGGACGGGCGGGTGATCGAGTACGGCATCATGGAGAGCGGCGGCTTCGCCTCGGTGGTGCCGCTCACGGGGGAGGGGGAGGTGGTGCTCGTGCGGCAGTGGCGGCAGCCGCTCGGGGGCTTCACGCTGGAGCTGCCGAGCGGGGCCGTCGACGCCGGGGAGGAGCCGCGCGCGGCCGCCGGGCGGGAGCTCTTCGAGGAGACCGGCTACCGGGCCGAGGGCCTAAAGCACCTCATCTCCGTCCACACCAGCACCGGGCGCAGCACCGAGGTGTGCCACCTCTTCGCCTGCCGGGCGGTGCGCGACGGCCGGGGGCCGCGCCCCGAGCCGACGGAGTTCATAGAGGTGGTGCGGGTGCCGCTGCGGGAGGCGCTGGGGATGGTCTTCTCGGGCGGCATCACCGACGCGGCCTCGGTGCTCGGCCTTCTTTGGGTTGCGGGGCGCCTCGGGCCGGGGTAA
- the thiE gene encoding thiamine phosphate synthase — protein sequence MEARERLRRARLLLVTDPRDDLEERVEAALRGGVDIVQLREKRASREEVLPLARRLREVCLRHGALFTVNDDIELARLSGAHGVHLGQEDEPVARAREVLGPGAVVGRSAGGVEEARRAVREGADYLGVGSVYPTPTKPDAEVRGLGLIREMARAALPVPWFAIGGVTLETAGEVAAAGAPGFAVVRAVLDAEDPEEAARSLRALLPA from the coding sequence GTGGAGGCCAGAGAGCGCCTGCGGAGGGCCCGCCTGCTCCTCGTCACCGACCCGCGGGACGACCTCGAGGAGCGGGTCGAGGCCGCGTTGCGCGGCGGGGTGGACATCGTGCAGCTGCGGGAGAAGCGGGCCTCTCGCGAGGAGGTCCTCCCGCTGGCCCGGCGGCTGCGCGAGGTCTGCCTCCGCCACGGCGCGCTCTTCACGGTGAACGACGACATCGAGCTGGCCCGGCTCAGCGGGGCGCACGGGGTGCACCTCGGGCAGGAGGACGAGCCGGTGGCGCGGGCGCGGGAGGTGCTCGGCCCCGGCGCGGTCGTGGGCCGCTCGGCCGGCGGCGTGGAGGAGGCCCGCCGGGCGGTGCGGGAGGGCGCCGACTACCTGGGCGTCGGCTCGGTCTACCCCACCCCCACAAAGCCCGACGCCGAGGTCAGGGGGCTGGGCCTCATCCGGGAGATGGCCCGGGCTGCTCTCCCCGTCCCCTGGTTCGCCATCGGCGGCGTGACGCTCGAGACGGCGGGGGAGGTGGCGGCCGCGGGGGCCCCGGGGTTCGCGGTGGTGCGGGCCGTCCTGGACGCCGAGGACCCGGAGGAGGCGGCCCGCTCCCTCCGCGCGCTGCTTCCGGCATGA
- a CDS encoding ChaB family protein — protein MPYEKIGDLPDSVRNNLPRHAQEIYKEAFNSAEEQYGEESRAHRVAWSAVEQKYEKNERGEWVEKKGG, from the coding sequence ATGCCCTACGAGAAGATCGGCGACCTGCCCGACAGCGTGCGGAACAACCTCCCCCGCCACGCGCAGGAGATCTACAAGGAGGCCTTCAACTCCGCCGAGGAGCAGTACGGGGAGGAGAGCCGGGCCCACCGGGTGGCCTGGAGCGCCGTCGAGCAGAAGTACGAGAAGAACGAGAGGGGCGAGTGGGTGGAGAAGAAGGGGGGCTAG
- the thiD gene encoding bifunctional hydroxymethylpyrimidine kinase/phosphomethylpyrimidine kinase, which produces MKRVMSIATSDSGAGAGIQADLKAFLRCGVYGTTALVAITAQNTVGVRSIFPFPPRVAVDQIEAVVEDIGADAAKTGMLFNAEIISAVAGAVRRLGIPNLVVDPVMVAESGAKLLKDEAVATYKQELFPLAAVITPNINEAFALLGAEVDEGRVREAAAELRSFGSGAVIITGGHTASGADLLYDGERFLEIEGPTYGSENTHGAGCTHSAALASFLARGLGLEEAARRAREVASEAVRYGLGEIGSGAGPVHALGAVLERVEA; this is translated from the coding sequence GTGAAGCGGGTGATGAGCATAGCCACCAGCGACTCCGGGGCGGGGGCCGGCATACAGGCCGACCTCAAGGCGTTTCTGCGCTGCGGGGTCTACGGGACCACCGCCCTGGTGGCCATAACCGCCCAGAACACCGTCGGGGTGAGGAGCATCTTCCCCTTCCCGCCGCGGGTGGCGGTGGACCAGATAGAGGCCGTCGTCGAGGACATCGGCGCGGACGCCGCCAAGACCGGCATGCTGTTCAACGCGGAGATCATCTCCGCCGTCGCCGGGGCGGTGCGGCGCCTCGGGATCCCCAACCTGGTGGTGGACCCGGTGATGGTCGCCGAGAGCGGGGCCAAGCTGCTAAAGGACGAGGCGGTCGCGACCTACAAGCAGGAGCTCTTCCCGCTCGCCGCCGTCATAACCCCCAACATAAACGAGGCCTTCGCGCTGCTGGGCGCGGAGGTGGACGAGGGGCGCGTCCGGGAGGCCGCCGCGGAGCTGCGCTCCTTCGGGAGCGGGGCGGTCATCATAACCGGGGGGCACACGGCGTCGGGGGCGGACCTCCTCTACGACGGGGAGCGCTTTCTGGAGATAGAGGGCCCCACCTACGGGTCGGAGAACACCCACGGGGCGGGCTGCACCCACTCCGCCGCGCTCGCCAGCTTTCTGGCGCGGGGCCTCGGGCTGGAGGAGGCGGCGCGCCGGGCGCGGGAGGTCGCCTCGGAGGCGGTGCGTTACGGGCTGGGCGAGATCGGGAGCGGGGCCGGCCCGGTGCACGCCCTCGGGGCCGTGCTGGAGAGGGTGGAGGCGTGA
- a CDS encoding 4Fe-4S dicluster domain-containing protein gives MTYVITEPCIGTKDQSCVEVCPVDCIYDGGEHFMINPEECIDCGACEPECPVEAIYPEDEVPEDMQQYITKAQEFFGLS, from the coding sequence GTGACATACGTAATCACCGAGCCGTGCATAGGGACGAAGGACCAGAGCTGCGTCGAGGTCTGCCCCGTCGACTGCATCTACGACGGCGGGGAGCACTTCATGATCAACCCGGAGGAGTGCATCGACTGCGGGGCGTGCGAGCCGGAGTGCCCGGTGGAGGCGATCTACCCGGAGGACGAGGTTCCCGAGGACATGCAGCAGTACATCACCAAGGCCCAGGAGTTCTTCGGCCTCTCGTAG
- a CDS encoding TenA family transcriptional regulator: MAMRPRDLLARHQELWRGATRHPFLDGVREGTLPRRAFERWLVQDYLFVREGLAFQARLLARAPRRDQRLLIGGLVALEEELGWFEEQARRRNLDLDARPHPANAAYCGFLAGLEGEPYAAALAALWALERAYLEAWRGAAPGHPEYREFVEHWTTPEFADYVSGLEGAAEAALGEAGEGARGRAEEAFVGVARFERGFWEMALEGTEENGGRVG, encoded by the coding sequence ATGGCAATGAGGCCGCGGGATCTCCTTGCGCGGCACCAAGAGCTCTGGCGCGGGGCCACCCGCCACCCCTTTCTCGACGGGGTGCGCGAGGGGACGCTCCCCCGGCGGGCCTTCGAGAGGTGGCTGGTGCAGGACTACCTGTTCGTCCGGGAGGGGCTCGCGTTCCAGGCGCGCCTGCTCGCCCGGGCGCCCCGGCGGGACCAGCGGCTCCTCATCGGCGGGCTCGTCGCCCTGGAGGAGGAGCTCGGCTGGTTCGAGGAGCAGGCCCGGCGCAGGAACCTCGACCTCGACGCGCGCCCCCACCCCGCCAACGCCGCCTACTGCGGCTTTCTCGCGGGGCTCGAGGGGGAGCCCTACGCCGCCGCCCTCGCCGCCCTCTGGGCGCTCGAGCGCGCCTACCTGGAGGCCTGGCGGGGCGCCGCCCCGGGGCACCCGGAGTACCGGGAGTTCGTCGAGCACTGGACCACACCGGAGTTTGCAGATTACGTATCCGGTCTGGAGGGGGCGGCGGAGGCCGCGCTCGGGGAGGCCGGGGAAGGGGCGAGGGGGCGGGCGGAGGAGGCGTTCGTCGGGGTGGCCCGCTTCGAGCGGGGCTTCTGGGAGATGGCGTTGGAGGGAACGGAAGAGAACGGAGGGAGAGTCGGGTGA
- a CDS encoding Crp/Fnr family transcriptional regulator, which produces MYGENAPPSWAQLPGARCRAVQHLTKLEGLQEFELLSGLDEGFFQALALAAEVLEIGAGTPLYREGEPSGAVYFVREGRVKLFRSFSGRKPRDQILGVLGDGAVLGLDAALEGRPQSHGATALTDCALYAVFRDDLTGIMCRFPEASLRLSRALASRIRELEDLVSDLVFHSAPQRVARMLLRLATEEGRVTKQGVVFEPSLSRQEMAEATGISREALSRALSRLAQEGILDLEGRTITILKPAELRART; this is translated from the coding sequence GTGTACGGTGAGAACGCCCCTCCTTCCTGGGCCCAGCTCCCCGGGGCCCGCTGCCGGGCGGTCCAGCACCTGACGAAGCTGGAGGGCCTGCAGGAGTTCGAGCTGCTCTCCGGCCTCGACGAGGGCTTCTTCCAGGCCCTCGCCCTCGCGGCGGAGGTGCTGGAGATCGGGGCGGGAACCCCGCTCTACCGCGAGGGCGAGCCCTCGGGGGCCGTCTACTTCGTCCGCGAGGGCCGGGTGAAGCTCTTCCGCTCCTTCAGCGGCCGCAAGCCGCGGGACCAGATCCTGGGCGTCCTGGGGGACGGCGCGGTGCTCGGCCTGGACGCCGCCCTGGAGGGCCGCCCCCAGAGCCACGGCGCCACCGCCCTGACCGACTGCGCGCTCTACGCGGTCTTCCGGGACGACCTCACCGGGATCATGTGCCGCTTCCCGGAGGCCTCCCTCCGGCTCTCCCGGGCCCTGGCCTCCAGAATCCGGGAGCTGGAAGACCTGGTCTCCGACCTGGTCTTCCACAGCGCCCCCCAGCGGGTGGCCCGGATGCTGCTGCGCCTGGCGACCGAGGAGGGCCGGGTGACCAAGCAGGGGGTCGTCTTCGAGCCCTCCCTCTCCCGCCAGGAGATGGCCGAGGCCACCGGCATCTCCCGCGAGGCCCTCTCCCGCGCCCTGAGCCGGCTCGCCCAGGAGGGCATCCTAGACCTGGAGGGCCGGACCATCACCATCCTCAAGCCCGCCGAGCTGCGGGCCCGCACCTGA